A window of Ananas comosus cultivar F153 linkage group 4, ASM154086v1, whole genome shotgun sequence contains these coding sequences:
- the LOC109709073 gene encoding poly [ADP-ribose] polymerase 2-A-like, which produces MSSSKLKVDELRAELSRRGLDTSGTKPTLVRRLESALRKEKKAEAAAAAVSDGAAANAGKKRKRDELAGDGDVDGEGDGDRNGVIGDVERGGAEEGVGREREKDEKKGGPHRSPPPNAGRLWQEPMI; this is translated from the exons ATGTCGTCTTCCAAGCTCAAGGTCGACGAGCTCCGCGCCGAGCTCTCTCGCCGCGGCCTCGACACTTCCGGAACCAAACCCACCCTC GTGCGGCGCCTCGAGTCGGCGCTCCGCAAGGAGAAGaaagcggaggcggcggcggcagcggtgaGTGACGGTGCCGCTGCAAATGCTGGGAAGAAGAGGAAGCGGGACGAGTTAGCGGGGGACGGGGACGTGGACGGGGAAGGGGATGGAGATAGGAATGGGGTGATCGGCGATGTNGAGAGAGGGGGAGCCGAGGAGggggtggggagagagagagagaaagacgaAAAAAAGGGGGGGCCCCACCGAAGCCCCCCGCCAAACGCGGGGAGGCTTTGGCAGGAACCCAtgatttaa